One [Clostridium] saccharolyticum WM1 DNA segment encodes these proteins:
- a CDS encoding carbohydrate ABC transporter permease encodes MKMSKKSKVMIYALLTAVAVYFLAPFIYMFFTAFKTEAEAIAYPPRLFPSKWLFDNFKNAWQSQPFGTYLKNSIIITVMTTAGQILSCSLVAYGFARFEFKGKNLLFMILLSTMMIPWDVTMIPQYMEFNLFGWINTLKPLIVPAWFGSAYYIFLMRQFLMGVPKDFEEAARIDGANAFQIYWKIFMPILKPSLILVGVLNMITVWNDYLGPLIFLHDRSKYTLALGLATFKGVHSTRIIPMLCITIIMIIPPIIIFIIAQKYIVEGTSGSIK; translated from the coding sequence ATGAAGATGTCCAAAAAATCAAAAGTTATGATCTATGCCCTTCTGACTGCTGTTGCAGTTTACTTTCTTGCCCCTTTTATTTATATGTTCTTTACTGCCTTTAAGACGGAAGCAGAAGCCATTGCTTATCCGCCCCGGTTATTTCCTTCCAAATGGCTGTTTGATAATTTTAAAAATGCATGGCAATCACAGCCCTTTGGTACGTATTTAAAAAATTCTATTATTATTACGGTTATGACAACTGCAGGACAGATCCTTTCCTGTTCTCTGGTGGCATACGGTTTTGCAAGGTTTGAATTTAAGGGAAAAAATCTGTTATTTATGATTTTGCTTTCAACGATGATGATTCCATGGGATGTTACCATGATTCCTCAATATATGGAATTTAATTTATTTGGCTGGATTAACACGTTAAAGCCACTGATCGTACCCGCATGGTTTGGCTCTGCCTACTATATTTTTTTAATGAGGCAATTCTTAATGGGGGTTCCCAAGGATTTTGAAGAGGCGGCGCGAATTGACGGTGCCAATGCATTTCAGATTTATTGGAAAATTTTCATGCCGATCTTAAAGCCCTCCCTGATTCTGGTAGGCGTCTTAAATATGATTACGGTGTGGAATGATTATCTGGGACCATTGATTTTCCTTCATGACAGAAGTAAATATACACTTGCGTTAGGACTTGCAACCTTTAAGGGAGTTCACAGCACACGGATTATCCCTATGCTTTGTATTACGATCATTATGATTATCCCGCCAATTATTATATTCATTATTGCGCAAAAGTATATTGTAGAAGGGACAAGTGGTTCTATTAAATAG
- a CDS encoding carbohydrate ABC transporter permease: protein MVKKRTIWPYVLVAPAVIIILCVVFIPVMNAVLMSFQNYDLRRPKEIAFHGLANYASACKDPLFWGALVRTILWVVCGVGFQFLFGFILALLLNQEFFGRGMVRAVSMIPWVTPGVLIGLMWRWIYDGNFGVLNDLLLKFHVISDKIPFLSQVATAFPSVIVTIIWQGIPFFALMLLAALQGVSSEIYEASSIDGATAWQKLFYITIPSIKNTIFVTALLRVIWVANSVDVIFNMTEGGPAYSTQTLSVYIFNKGNALNLGYASAMAILLAVLLLFAAIPYLRMNFKGEE, encoded by the coding sequence ATGGTTAAAAAACGGACCATATGGCCGTATGTACTGGTGGCTCCGGCAGTGATTATCATTCTGTGTGTGGTGTTTATACCGGTTATGAATGCAGTTCTTATGAGCTTTCAAAACTATGATCTGCGAAGACCGAAAGAGATTGCATTTCATGGGTTGGCCAATTATGCCTCAGCCTGTAAGGATCCGCTGTTCTGGGGAGCTCTTGTCCGAACCATTTTATGGGTGGTATGCGGAGTTGGTTTTCAGTTTTTATTCGGATTCATTCTGGCCCTCCTCTTAAACCAGGAATTTTTCGGAAGGGGAATGGTAAGGGCGGTCAGCATGATACCGTGGGTTACTCCGGGAGTATTAATCGGATTGATGTGGAGATGGATTTATGATGGCAACTTCGGTGTTCTGAATGATCTGCTTTTAAAGTTTCACGTTATTTCTGATAAAATTCCTTTTCTGTCCCAGGTGGCGACTGCATTTCCCAGTGTCATTGTGACCATCATCTGGCAGGGGATACCGTTTTTCGCACTTATGCTTCTGGCGGCCCTGCAGGGTGTATCCTCGGAAATATATGAAGCTTCCAGCATAGACGGAGCAACGGCTTGGCAGAAACTTTTTTATATAACCATACCATCCATTAAGAATACGATTTTTGTTACGGCGCTGCTTCGTGTCATCTGGGTTGCCAATTCAGTGGATGTAATTTTCAACATGACGGAAGGCGGGCCGGCCTATTCGACCCAGACGCTCAGTGTTTATATATTCAACAAGGGAAATGCGCTGAATCTGGGCTATGCATCTGCAATGGCCATATTGCTGGCAGTACTGCTTTTATTTGCTGCAATCCCGTATTTAAGAATGAACTTTAAAGGAGAGGAGTAA
- a CDS encoding carbohydrate ABC transporter permease — translation MKQKKFIRNATPYFFITPWIIGFLVFTIGPLILSLGMSFFDWPLTSDPVFKGVGNYAEMFTRDNQFWKSLTISLKYAAIFVPLNMAIALFLAMLITQPVNGVKIYRTIFYIPAVISGVAVSIIWGWILNGDYGVLNYLLSLLGIKGPRWLVDPAWALFAVVLASAFGVGTMMLIFYTDIKNIPIDLYEASSLDGASPVKQFFSITLPIITPTILFNLITSVISSFQQVTLVMLLTGGGPLKSTYFYGLYTYNNAFKHHKLGYASANAWVMFIIILILTALIFKSSSTWVFYETEAKNGKKKKGGK, via the coding sequence ATGAAGCAAAAAAAGTTTATAAGGAATGCAACTCCGTACTTCTTCATTACTCCGTGGATCATTGGTTTTTTAGTATTTACAATCGGACCGCTTATTCTGTCCCTGGGCATGAGCTTTTTTGACTGGCCATTGACTTCTGATCCGGTATTTAAAGGGGTTGGCAACTATGCTGAAATGTTTACCCGGGATAACCAGTTCTGGAAGTCCCTGACAATCAGCTTAAAATATGCAGCAATTTTTGTACCTTTAAATATGGCAATTGCCCTGTTCCTTGCAATGCTGATCACGCAGCCGGTGAATGGCGTAAAAATATACCGTACCATCTTCTATATACCCGCAGTTATATCCGGTGTGGCAGTATCCATAATCTGGGGCTGGATTTTAAATGGGGACTATGGAGTACTAAACTATTTATTGTCCTTACTGGGGATTAAAGGCCCCAGGTGGCTGGTGGATCCTGCATGGGCACTGTTTGCAGTTGTCTTGGCTAGTGCTTTTGGCGTAGGAACCATGATGCTGATATTTTACACGGATATTAAAAATATACCAATTGATTTGTATGAAGCTTCCTCTTTGGATGGAGCCAGTCCTGTAAAACAGTTCTTCAGCATTACACTGCCGATTATTACACCTACTATTTTGTTTAATTTAATCACTTCTGTCATCAGTTCGTTCCAGCAGGTGACGCTGGTCATGCTGCTGACCGGAGGAGGTCCGCTAAAATCCACCTATTTCTATGGGCTTTATACTTATAACAATGCGTTTAAGCATCATAAGCTGGGATATGCAAGTGCCAATGCATGGGTGATGTTTATTATTATCTTAATTCTGACGGCATTGATCTTCAAGTCTTCTTCTACATGGGTATTTTATGAAACGGAAGCAAAAAATGGTAAGAAGAAAAAAGGAGGGAAATAA
- a CDS encoding glucose-6-phosphate isomerase, with the protein MGNVIFDYSRASGFVSAEEMENMKATVMCARNVLMNKSGAGSDFLGWIDLPVDYDKEEFQRIKMAAEKIQNDSEVLLVIGIGGSYLGARAAIEFLSHSFYNVLPKGKRKTPEIYFVGNSISSKYIQDLKDVLDGKDFSVNIISKSGTTTEPAIAFRVFKDMLIEKYGREEANKRIYATTDKARGALKNLADEEGYESFVVPDDVGGRFSVLTAVGLLPIAVSGADIDKLMEGAEAARKEALEADFETNGSLQYAAVRNILLRKGKTVEIVANYEPSLHYVSEWWKQLFGESEGKDQRGIFPAAVDLTTDLHSMGQFIQDGARIMFETVLNVEASPAEILLKEEEVDTDGMNYLAGKSVDFVNKSAMNGTILAHTDGDVPNLMVGIPKQDEYSLGQLFYFFEYACGISGYILGVNPFNQPGVESYKKNMFALLGKPGYEKEREELLKRL; encoded by the coding sequence ATGGGAAATGTAATTTTTGATTATTCCAGGGCGTCAGGCTTTGTATCAGCAGAGGAAATGGAGAATATGAAGGCCACAGTTATGTGTGCCAGGAATGTGCTGATGAACAAATCCGGTGCAGGCAGTGATTTCTTGGGGTGGATCGACCTTCCGGTGGATTATGATAAGGAAGAATTCCAGAGAATAAAGATGGCAGCAGAGAAGATTCAAAATGATTCTGAGGTCCTGCTTGTCATCGGTATCGGCGGTTCCTATCTTGGAGCCAGGGCAGCCATAGAATTTTTATCCCACAGCTTTTACAATGTATTGCCAAAAGGAAAACGCAAAACTCCGGAGATCTATTTTGTAGGAAACAGCATCAGCAGCAAATACATCCAGGACTTAAAGGATGTGCTTGATGGAAAGGATTTCTCCGTTAATATTATATCAAAGTCCGGGACTACCACAGAGCCGGCAATCGCCTTCCGGGTATTTAAGGATATGCTGATTGAAAAATATGGCCGTGAGGAGGCAAATAAAAGGATTTATGCCACTACGGATAAGGCAAGGGGGGCATTGAAGAATCTGGCTGACGAGGAAGGCTATGAATCCTTTGTTGTACCGGATGATGTAGGTGGACGTTTCTCAGTGCTTACAGCAGTTGGCCTTCTTCCGATTGCAGTTTCCGGCGCTGATATTGATAAATTGATGGAAGGTGCAGAGGCAGCCAGGAAGGAAGCTCTGGAAGCGGATTTTGAGACAAACGGCTCCCTCCAGTATGCGGCTGTGCGTAATATCCTGCTTCGCAAAGGGAAAACAGTGGAGATTGTGGCAAACTATGAGCCAAGCCTTCATTATGTTTCCGAGTGGTGGAAGCAGTTGTTTGGGGAAAGCGAAGGAAAGGATCAAAGGGGGATCTTTCCGGCAGCAGTGGATTTGACCACAGACTTGCACTCTATGGGACAGTTTATTCAGGATGGGGCCAGAATTATGTTTGAAACCGTACTGAATGTAGAAGCATCTCCGGCAGAGATCCTTCTTAAGGAAGAAGAGGTTGATACCGACGGTATGAACTATCTGGCTGGTAAGAGTGTTGATTTTGTCAATAAGAGCGCGATGAACGGAACCATTCTGGCTCATACCGACGGGGATGTGCCCAATCTGATGGTTGGGATTCCTAAGCAGGATGAGTACAGTCTGGGACAGCTCTTCTATTTCTTTGAATATGCATGCGGCATCAGCGGATATATATTGGGCGTGAATCCGTTTAATCAGCCGGGAGTGGAAAGCTATAAGAAGAATATGTTTGCACTTCTTGGAAAACCGGGATATGAGAAAGAAAGGGAGGAGCTTTTAAAGCGGTTATAA
- a CDS encoding ABC transporter substrate-binding protein, with amino-acid sequence MKRKLAALCMLSLTAVAVLSGCGGGKASQDTAKDGKTKIRFASWDVAEDVDRQQELVDKFNAAHEDIEVSLEAYGKDFDTKISAGMGSGDTPDVMYMWNYPAYYQGLEPLDGFIEKEGEAYKANFYDTLWNYNSMEGQVYGIPIGFTTHTLFYNKDLFQEAGIPEPTNDWTWDDLRQAAKTISEKTSAKGFAFPMKPDPYDFEMYLWSNGAAYCDKEGKLEGNINSKASEEVFQMFQDMEKEGYAVATEKSGTDEFRSKAVAMYVYGAWSINSLKEDGLNYGVVAIPAFANAGKDSVSILSSSGISISKDSKNKEAAWEFVKFWTNEESNKARIGLELPVLSSVVESEKIMDQPEYAPFYLMLEQSTGYTSASFIIKEWSELSENLSLSFEEVFNPSSLQSVPDVLNSAAQQ; translated from the coding sequence ATGAAAAGAAAGTTGGCAGCATTGTGTATGCTATCTTTGACAGCAGTGGCTGTATTAAGTGGATGTGGCGGCGGAAAAGCCAGCCAGGACACAGCAAAAGACGGAAAAACTAAAATCCGGTTTGCGTCCTGGGATGTGGCAGAAGATGTAGACCGCCAGCAGGAACTGGTGGATAAATTTAATGCGGCACATGAAGACATTGAAGTTTCATTGGAAGCCTACGGAAAAGATTTTGATACAAAAATCAGTGCAGGCATGGGTTCCGGAGATACTCCCGATGTCATGTATATGTGGAATTATCCGGCGTATTATCAGGGGTTGGAACCACTGGATGGCTTCATTGAAAAAGAAGGGGAAGCATATAAGGCAAATTTTTATGATACCTTATGGAATTACAACTCCATGGAAGGACAGGTATATGGTATTCCAATCGGATTTACAACGCATACGCTGTTCTATAATAAGGATTTATTCCAGGAAGCAGGAATCCCTGAGCCTACCAATGACTGGACCTGGGATGATTTGAGGCAGGCGGCAAAAACCATATCAGAAAAGACTTCTGCAAAAGGCTTTGCATTCCCGATGAAGCCGGATCCATATGATTTTGAAATGTATTTATGGAGCAACGGAGCAGCCTATTGTGACAAAGAGGGAAAACTGGAAGGTAATATTAATTCCAAAGCATCAGAGGAAGTATTTCAGATGTTCCAGGATATGGAGAAGGAAGGGTATGCAGTCGCTACGGAAAAAAGCGGAACCGATGAATTCCGATCCAAAGCAGTGGCAATGTATGTTTATGGTGCATGGTCAATTAATTCTCTGAAAGAAGACGGATTAAACTATGGGGTGGTAGCCATTCCTGCTTTTGCCAATGCGGGGAAAGATTCCGTCAGCATTTTAAGCTCTTCCGGTATCTCTATTTCAAAGGACAGTAAGAATAAAGAAGCAGCATGGGAATTTGTAAAATTCTGGACCAATGAAGAATCCAACAAAGCACGTATTGGTCTGGAATTACCGGTACTGAGCAGCGTTGTAGAATCGGAAAAGATTATGGATCAACCGGAATATGCGCCGTTCTACTTAATGCTGGAACAAAGCACCGGATATACTTCTGCCAGCTTTATTATAAAAGAGTGGTCAGAATTATCAGAAAACCTGTCCCTGTCCTTTGAAGAAGTATTTAATCCAAGTTCACTTCAAAGCGTACCGGATGTATTGAACAGTGCAGCACAGCAGTAA
- a CDS encoding DUF6612 family protein encodes MKKCLMLFLALATALSLAACKGEKDPKVIYDEATKKTSELASMDVVSAVSMQMTQGEDTTDIKMDLDMKMADINTENMRYLATGTTSLMGQNLDILMYYENGYYYMDSMGQKIKYAMDLDAMMKQIKQSTEGASVDSSYLKDITAKKDGDNQVLTFTVDAEKMDAYVQELMGQLGTNMEGVTYTIKEASGEATVNKEGYFTNSKIKMSLDMNNQDQTVTMVMDTDSTYNNPGQTVEVTAPDLEGYTEIDASALKNQ; translated from the coding sequence ATGAAAAAATGTTTAATGCTTTTCCTTGCTCTGGCTACAGCCCTGTCATTGGCTGCCTGCAAGGGGGAAAAGGATCCTAAGGTGATTTACGATGAGGCTACGAAAAAAACCTCGGAGCTGGCTTCCATGGATGTGGTCTCTGCAGTCAGCATGCAGATGACTCAGGGGGAAGACACCACGGATATTAAGATGGACCTGGATATGAAGATGGCAGATATTAACACCGAGAACATGAGGTATCTGGCAACTGGAACCACTTCATTGATGGGCCAGAACCTGGATATACTCATGTATTATGAGAACGGGTATTATTATATGGATTCCATGGGACAGAAGATCAAGTATGCCATGGATCTGGATGCGATGATGAAACAAATCAAGCAGAGCACAGAAGGGGCAAGCGTAGATTCTTCTTATTTGAAAGACATCACGGCAAAAAAGGATGGAGATAACCAGGTCCTAACCTTTACGGTCGACGCTGAAAAGATGGATGCCTATGTACAGGAACTAATGGGCCAGCTTGGAACCAACATGGAAGGGGTAACCTATACCATTAAGGAGGCCAGCGGAGAAGCCACGGTCAATAAGGAAGGGTATTTTACCAACTCTAAGATAAAAATGTCTCTTGATATGAATAACCAGGATCAGACGGTGACAATGGTTATGGATACAGATTCCACCTATAACAATCCCGGCCAGACGGTTGAAGTCACGGCCCCGGATCTGGAGGGATATACGGAAATCGATGCCAGCGCCCTGAAGAACCAGTAA
- a CDS encoding TIGR03905 family TSCPD domain-containing protein has protein sequence MKYKTHGVCSREIDFEVENNKLVHVQFVGGCSGNTQGVSRLVEGMDVDEAIRRLEGIQCGYRPTSCPDQLAEALKQYKDGLL, from the coding sequence ATGAAATATAAAACACATGGCGTCTGTTCCAGGGAAATTGATTTTGAGGTAGAAAACAACAAACTGGTTCATGTCCAGTTTGTCGGTGGATGCTCCGGCAATACCCAGGGGGTGTCCCGCCTGGTGGAAGGAATGGATGTAGATGAAGCCATAAGGAGACTGGAAGGGATCCAGTGCGGCTACAGGCCCACATCCTGCCCGGACCAGCTTGCGGAAGCATTGAAGCAATATAAAGACGGATTACTATAA
- a CDS encoding cupin domain-containing protein — MNIAVYEFAGEGMQRVFENEKWTVGIKNWKPANDVTGIDCLERHNKTDELFVLVEGACTLVYANEEKNGLVFGAVHMQPNKVYNIPAALWHNTITRKGTKMILIEDSNTSMNNSDILELKEEQIAELRSLA; from the coding sequence ATGAATATCGCGGTTTACGAGTTTGCGGGCGAAGGAATGCAAAGAGTATTTGAGAATGAAAAATGGACCGTTGGCATCAAAAATTGGAAACCGGCCAATGATGTGACTGGAATTGACTGCCTGGAGAGACATAATAAAACAGATGAGCTTTTTGTGCTTGTGGAGGGGGCGTGCACTCTAGTTTATGCCAATGAAGAAAAAAATGGCCTGGTATTTGGTGCGGTTCACATGCAGCCCAATAAGGTATATAACATTCCGGCAGCCTTGTGGCATAATACCATCACCCGGAAGGGTACTAAAATGATTTTAATAGAAGATTCTAATACTTCAATGAATAACAGTGATATTTTAGAATTAAAGGAAGAACAGATCGCTGAATTAAGAAGTCTGGCCTAA
- a CDS encoding transketolase codes for MQYNKKAKELRAEILKMLFACQSGHPGGSLSCVEMLMALYYEVMNVDPKNPDKPDRDRLVLSKGHACPALYAVLADRGYFPKEDLGGLRQIDSHLQGHPDCTKTPGVDMNTGSLGQGASLAMGLALAAKHGGASYHVYAVLGDGECQEGLVWEAAMAAAHYKLDNLTFLLDYNKLQIDGCNAEVMSLGDIVKKFEAFGFECFEVDGHDISAITAALKAPVRDKPKFICCNTIKGKGVSFMEDQSGWHGKPMNEEEFTQAMKEQEAE; via the coding sequence ATGCAATACAATAAGAAAGCAAAGGAACTGCGGGCAGAAATTCTTAAAATGCTATTTGCCTGTCAGTCCGGACATCCAGGAGGATCCTTATCCTGTGTTGAGATGCTCATGGCTCTCTATTATGAAGTGATGAATGTGGATCCTAAGAATCCGGATAAACCGGACAGGGATCGTCTGGTATTGAGTAAAGGCCATGCATGTCCGGCATTGTATGCAGTACTGGCGGATCGGGGGTATTTTCCCAAGGAAGATTTAGGGGGCTTAAGACAGATTGACAGCCACTTACAGGGGCATCCGGATTGTACAAAAACACCGGGAGTGGATATGAATACCGGTTCTTTGGGCCAGGGAGCATCTCTGGCAATGGGTCTGGCTCTGGCGGCGAAACATGGGGGTGCATCCTATCACGTGTATGCAGTCCTTGGGGATGGGGAGTGTCAGGAAGGGCTTGTATGGGAGGCAGCCATGGCGGCAGCTCATTATAAGCTAGATAACTTAACGTTTCTGCTGGATTATAACAAGCTGCAGATTGATGGATGCAATGCGGAGGTCATGAGTCTGGGAGATATTGTTAAAAAATTTGAAGCGTTCGGATTTGAATGCTTTGAAGTGGACGGACACGATATCTCAGCCATAACAGCAGCCTTAAAGGCGCCGGTAAGAGATAAGCCGAAATTTATCTGCTGTAATACCATAAAGGGAAAAGGGGTTTCCTTTATGGAAGATCAGTCTGGATGGCATGGAAAACCAATGAATGAAGAAGAATTTACACAGGCAATGAAAGAACAGGAGGCAGAGTGA
- a CDS encoding carbohydrate ABC transporter permease gives MKKLSDIKRILCVYLPLIVILLFILFPFYWTLVTSLKPQDELYGMVVTYLPRSITFESYRKLFTTTVNFLAAIKNSFVVAAITTLVSLTASTLAAYAFSRYQFAGRKLLMCTFLCNNMFPTVLLLIPLYSIMRKMGLLFTPASLVLSYTTFTIPFSVWLLLGFLNDLPMSLEEAALVDGCNRGIAFVRIILPILGPCLVATGVYIFMTSWNEYTFAVMFTNTETRTIPVALKSLIGQLGVQWDLLTAGGIITIIPVCIMFFFAQKRLVEGLTAGAVKG, from the coding sequence ATGAAAAAACTATCGGATATCAAACGGATTTTGTGCGTGTATCTGCCGCTGATCGTAATACTTCTCTTTATTTTGTTTCCGTTCTATTGGACACTTGTCACATCCTTGAAACCCCAGGATGAGCTGTACGGCATGGTTGTTACCTATTTGCCCAGATCCATTACATTTGAATCTTATCGGAAGCTTTTTACCACTACGGTAAATTTCCTGGCAGCCATTAAGAACAGCTTTGTGGTGGCTGCAATAACGACTCTGGTATCTTTAACGGCATCAACCCTTGCGGCTTATGCATTTTCCAGATACCAGTTTGCAGGCAGAAAGCTTCTCATGTGCACGTTCCTCTGCAACAATATGTTTCCCACGGTATTGCTGCTGATTCCGCTGTATTCTATTATGCGTAAGATGGGACTTTTGTTCACGCCTGCTTCTCTTGTTTTATCTTATACCACCTTTACCATTCCATTCTCCGTATGGCTGCTGTTAGGATTCTTAAATGACCTTCCCATGTCACTGGAGGAAGCAGCTTTGGTAGATGGCTGCAACCGGGGCATTGCTTTCGTTAGGATCATTCTTCCCATACTCGGACCTTGTCTGGTGGCCACAGGGGTTTATATTTTTATGACATCGTGGAACGAATACACATTCGCTGTGATGTTTACCAATACAGAGACACGTACCATTCCAGTCGCTTTAAAAAGCCTGATCGGGCAATTAGGAGTTCAGTGGGATTTGCTGACAGCAGGAGGTATCATAACCATTATTCCGGTATGTATTATGTTCTTTTTTGCACAGAAACGGTTAGTGGAAGGGTTAACAGCAGGAGCCGTAAAAGGCTGA
- a CDS encoding 5'-methylthioadenosine/adenosylhomocysteine nucleosidase produces the protein MLGIIGAMDVEVAEVKKAMEDVTVETIAAMDFYRGILKGKEAVVVRSGIGKVNAAVCTQILADHYHVTAVINTGIAGSLKKEINIGDVVLSTDVVHHDMDATGFGYPAGQIPQMKEFAFRADEGLRNLAEECCRRVNPEVGVFTGRVVSGDQFISDRVKKQWISETFGGYCTEMEGAAIAQAAYLNHIPFLIIRAISDKADDSANMDYSEFEEKAVRHSVNLILAMAEQDSY, from the coding sequence ATGTTGGGAATCATCGGAGCCATGGATGTGGAAGTGGCAGAAGTAAAAAAAGCCATGGAGGATGTTACGGTTGAAACCATAGCTGCAATGGATTTTTATAGAGGGATTTTAAAAGGAAAGGAAGCGGTGGTGGTCCGCTCCGGGATCGGCAAGGTAAATGCGGCAGTCTGCACCCAGATCCTGGCAGATCATTACCATGTAACCGCTGTCATAAATACAGGGATTGCAGGTTCCCTGAAGAAGGAGATCAATATCGGGGATGTGGTGCTTTCTACGGATGTGGTGCACCACGATATGGATGCCACTGGCTTTGGATATCCTGCAGGACAGATTCCCCAAATGAAGGAATTTGCCTTCCGGGCCGACGAAGGGCTTCGGAATCTGGCTGAAGAATGCTGCAGAAGGGTAAATCCTGAGGTTGGAGTTTTTACCGGAAGGGTGGTTTCCGGGGACCAGTTTATTTCTGATAGGGTTAAAAAGCAGTGGATTTCTGAGACATTCGGCGGTTACTGCACGGAAATGGAAGGGGCTGCCATTGCCCAGGCGGCATACTTAAACCACATCCCGTTTCTCATTATAAGAGCCATATCAGATAAGGCGGATGACAGCGCAAACATGGACTACAGTGAGTTTGAGGAAAAGGCGGTCAGGCACTCCGTAAATCTTATTCTAGCCATGGCTGAACAGGATTCATATTAA
- a CDS encoding transketolase family protein: MGKSLRVAYGESLVKLGAENKKVVVLDADLAHATQTCMFQEKYPDRFYNMGIAEANMMCAAAGFANTGYIPFASTFALFGAGRAYEQIRNSICYTNANVKFGFSHSGLSVGEDGGSHQSFEDIALMREMPHMTIFVPCDPAETEKAVMAAAEINGPVYIRVARPVCMDLTTPETPFIPGKANVMKEGDDVCIISCGLMIPEALKASEELEKEGIHAAVVNMHTIKPIDKDIILKMNETCKGIVTIEEHSVIGGLGSAVAEVLAGHGGAKFTSLGIQDKFGKSGKPEELFEAYGLTAGHVAKACRNLLD; the protein is encoded by the coding sequence ATGGGGAAGTCGTTGAGAGTTGCTTATGGAGAATCTCTTGTAAAATTAGGTGCGGAAAATAAAAAGGTAGTGGTGCTGGATGCGGATCTGGCACATGCCACCCAGACCTGTATGTTTCAGGAAAAATATCCGGATCGTTTTTATAACATGGGAATTGCAGAAGCAAATATGATGTGTGCTGCGGCAGGTTTTGCAAATACCGGATACATACCCTTTGCCAGTACTTTCGCATTATTTGGAGCAGGACGGGCCTATGAGCAGATCCGTAATTCCATCTGCTATACCAATGCAAATGTGAAGTTTGGTTTTTCCCATTCCGGCCTTTCCGTAGGTGAAGACGGCGGAAGCCACCAGTCCTTTGAAGATATTGCACTAATGAGGGAAATGCCTCATATGACCATCTTTGTTCCCTGTGATCCGGCGGAAACAGAGAAAGCGGTGATGGCCGCAGCCGAAATAAACGGACCGGTATACATTCGTGTGGCAAGACCGGTCTGCATGGATCTTACAACCCCGGAGACACCGTTTATACCGGGAAAGGCCAATGTAATGAAAGAAGGGGATGATGTCTGCATCATATCCTGCGGCCTGATGATCCCTGAGGCATTAAAGGCATCTGAGGAGCTTGAAAAAGAAGGCATTCATGCAGCGGTTGTGAATATGCATACCATCAAACCCATTGATAAAGACATTATTTTAAAAATGAATGAAACCTGCAAAGGTATTGTGACTATAGAGGAACATTCTGTGATCGGCGGGCTTGGGTCAGCAGTAGCAGAGGTCCTGGCCGGGCACGGGGGTGCAAAATTCACTTCATTGGGAATACAGGATAAATTCGGCAAATCCGGAAAGCCGGAAGAACTTTTTGAAGCTTATGGACTCACCGCCGGACACGTGGCAAAAGCCTGCAGAAATTTACTGGATTAA